A DNA window from Danio aesculapii chromosome 1, fDanAes4.1, whole genome shotgun sequence contains the following coding sequences:
- the ugt8 gene encoding 2-hydroxyacylsphingosine 1-beta-galactosyltransferase, whose product MKAFFVLATLLWCLATSLSWAAKIVVVPPIMFESHLYIFKTLASALHAEGHDTVFLVSEGREIPPSNHYRLQRYPGIFNSTSADDFLQSKVRNIFSGRLTALELFDILDHYSQNCDAVVGSTSVMEQLKHEHFDLLLVDPNEMCGFVIAHILGVQYAVFSTGLWYPAEVGAPAPLSYVPEFNSLLTDHMSLFQRVANTAVYLVSRFGVQFLVLPKYDRIMRKYNIQPSVSMHDLVQNSRLWMLCTDMALEFPRPTLPHVVYVGGILTKPPSPLPQEFETWVKDTDEDGFVVVSFGAGVKYLSDDIAQKLAGALSRLPQRVIWRFSGVPPSNLGNNTKLVDWMPQNDLLGQTNTRAFLSHGGLNSIYEAMYHGVPVVGVPLFGDHYDTMTRVQAKGMGIMLEWKRMSEEDLYTAMVNVITDKRYRERAQLLSQIHKDQPGHPVSRAVYWISYILRHRGAEHLRSAVYEIPTYQYFLLDVAMVIGVCLLLTGYCLYRIVKCIQSRLGRGSSPGEKVNGHCHNGIPNGKHKRNGHVKSMEKKLK is encoded by the exons ATGAAGGCTTTTTTTGTGCTTGCCACATTGCTGTGGTGTTTAGCGACAAGTTTATCCTGGGCAGCCAAGATTGTGGTAGTTCCTCCAATCATGTTTGAGAGCCATCTTTATATCTTTAAGACTCTGGCCTCGGCTCTCCATGCTGAGGGCCATGACACCGTCTTCCTGGTCTCAGAGGGCCGTGAGATCCCACCTTCCAACCATTATCGTCTCCAGCGCTACCCTGGGATTTTTAATAGCACCTCAGCTGATGACTTCCTCCAATCAAAAGTTCGCAACATCTTCTCAGGACGTCTCACAGCACTGGAGCTTTTTGACATCCTGGACCATTATTCTCAAAATTGCGATGCCGTTGTAGGAAGTACTTCTGTTATGGAGCAgctaaaacatgaacattttgacCTACTGCTCGTCGATCCCAATGAGATGTGTGGATTTGTCATAGCTCACATTCTGGGTGTCCAGTATGCAGTATTTAGCACAGGACTGTGGTACCCTGCTGAAGTTGGGGCACCAGCTCCCCTATCTTATGTTCCGGAATTTAACTCTCTACTAACGGACCATATGTCGTTGTTTCAACGGGTAGCTAACACAGCAGTGTACCTAGTTTCGAGGTTTGGTGTCCAGTTCCTGGTTCTACCCAAATATGATCGCATTATGAGGAAGTACAATATCCAGCCATCTGTCTCCATGCACGATCTGGTTCAGAACAGTCGACTCTGGATGCTGTGTACTGACATGGCACTGGAGTTCCCACGACCAACTTTGCCACATGTTGTCTATGTAGGGGGCATCCTCACCAAACCCCCCAGCCCATTACCACAG GAGTTTGAAACCTGGGTGAAGGACACAGATGAAGATGGTTTCGTGGTGGTCTCATTTGGTGCAGGAGTGAAGTATTTGTCAGATGACATTGCTCAGAAACTCGCTGGAGCCTTGAGCCGTCTGCCCCAGAGAGTCATCTGGAG GTTCTCTGGAGTTCCTCCATCAAATCTTGGCAACAATACTAAACTAGTGGACTGGATGCCACAGAACGACTTGCTGG GTCAAACAAACACAAGGGCCTTCTTGAGTCATGGTGGCTTGAACAGCATCTATGAGGCCATGTATCACGGTGTGCCTGTGGTTGGTGTACCGCTGTTTGGAGATCACTATGACACCATGACACGAGTTCAGGCTAAAGGCATGGGCATAATGCTTGAGTGGAAGAGGATGAGCGAGGAAGACCTTTACACTGCCATGGTGAATGTCATAACAGACAAAAG GTATCGTGAGCGAGCACAGTTGCTGTCTCAGATTCATAAAGATCAGCCTGGTCATCCAGTAAGTCGGGCGGTTTACTGGATTAGCTACATTCTCCGCCACCGTGGCGCAGAACACCTCCGCTCTGCAGTCTATGAGATCCCTACCTACCAGTACTTTTTATTGGATGTCGCCATGGTGATAGGAGTGTGCCTGCTTCTTACTGGCTATTGCCTATACCGAATAGTCAAGTGCATCCAATCTCGACTGGGGCGTGGTTCATCTCCAGGGGAGAAGGTGAATGGACACTGTCATAATGGAATTCCTAATGGCAAGCACAAAAGAAATGGCCACGTTAAAAGTATGGAAAAGAAACTAAAGTAG